AATACATCCGAAAAGAAAGGACATATCTCACATTGGATGAGTTACAGACCATCGAGCAAAAGCAGTTTACAATCGAAAGGTTACATCTTATAAAGGATTTGTTCGTTTTCAGTTGCTATACAGGGCTGTCCTATGGTGATGTGATGAACCTTACAAAGGATAACATATGTATCGGTATAGATGATAAAAAATGGATAAGCTCCTATAGACAAAAAACAAACATACCTGTTAGAATTCCTTTATTGCCAAAAGCACTGGAAATCATAAACGGTTATAAAGACCATCCCAATACTTTTGCGACCAAAAGAATTTTTCCATCCATCTCAAACCAGAAGTTGAACTCTTATCTTAAGGAGATAGCCGATGTATGCCACATCAACAAGAACCTCACTTTCCATATTGCAAGACATACCTTTGCCACAACGGTAATGCTGTCCAATGGCGTGCCCATGGAAACGGTATCCAAGCTTTTGGGACATACCAAGCTGTCCACCACACAGATATATGCCAGGGTAGTGGAGGGCAAGATAAGCGGGGATATGCAGCGATTGGAAGGGGTGTTTAAGAAGGAGTAATGGAAAATCTTTGCGTGACGCCCAATCATCGCTCAATCTATCATTTTATTATTGGTGGAAAACCCGCGCATCGGCAACCTCTTTTTCCACCAATAAAAAAACGTTTTAAAAGTTGATGCAACTTCTTTTAAATTTGAGGGAATGAAAAAGAGCAGATTCACCGAGACACAGATTATCAAGGTCCTATCGGGACAAGAACATGGCAAGACCGTTGCCGAGATATGCCGTGAGCACGGCATCAGCCAACCGACCTTTTACAACTGGAAGGCGAAATATGGGGGCATGGGGGTCAACCAACTCAAGAAAATGAAGGAGATGGAGTCGGAACTGGCCGAGTTCAAGCGCATATACGCCGATTTGGCCTTTGAGAACAATGCCCTGAAGAACCTGATCGAAAAAGAGCTCTAAGGCCCGCCGAGAAGCGAGAAGCTGTCGGATACCTGACCAAAGAGGAAGGGTTGAGTATCAGGCTTTTCCTCTATTTTTAGTGCTGTCCCATTGAGTAGTTTTACTATCGCTTAAGGGTAAAATGACCAGATAACCGCCTGCCATCTTCTAATATAGCCCTATACCAGTAATCGTCAGAAGGAAGTGGTCTACCGTTAAAGTTACCATCCCAACCATTCCCTAAAGGGTCTATCTGTACAATAGGGTTCCCATACTTATCAAACACGTAGATAATGCTATTCGGAAGATTGTTATTGGAAATACCTATAACATTCCAGGTGTCATTATAAGAATCGTTATTAGGCGTAAAAAAACGAGGAAAACCAATAATAGCAATTTCTTGAGAAACAATGCCGCAACCATTTAAATCTTTAACATAAACAGTAATATTTCCAGAAGATAAGTTTGTAAATTCTGGGCTTTGTTGATAGATGAAATCATCTACAGAATACTCATAATTACCATCTCCTGATACGATTACACTTAAAGTGTTTTGACTACTGCCTCCATATTCAATCTCGATGTTTTCTATAACAGCTTTACCAGATGGCAATACTGTAAAGTCTTGAAAAGAAGTGCAGAAAAACTGTTGTCCATTATTAGTATATCCATAACCAACTTCTATTCTATAATCGCCAATTTCTGATATATAGATATTGGGGTTAGTGCCTATTTCATTTATTTCAGCACCATTTATAGTACTCCAGGAATAGGTATGATAATTATCAGGAGCAAACAATTCAATAGGACTGTCATCGTTACAAAATATAAGCGTTTTAGAAAAATCAAAAACGGGTGCGGGTGTGGGGTTAACTATTAGATTAACAAGGCCATAGTTTTCACATCCATTTTCATTAATAGCTGTATAGTATAAAGTTTGGTTAAAGGCCACCGTATTACTGTAAGGCACGGAAACATCTATAGCATTGTTATTATTTCTGTCATTCTCTGTCTCATATAATGAGTAGACAATACCGCTAGTAGAGAAAGCGTCTTCTAGATTAAAAGTAACAATACCAGCTGAAGGGTTTTCTGTATCACATTGTGTTTGTGTTAATGTGAAAGTTTCATCCGTTGGGCTTTCTAAAACCTCTAGGTTAAGAACGCCATAGTTTTCACATCCATTTTCATTAATGGCTGTATAATATAAAGTTTGGTTAAAGGCCACCGTATTGCTATAAGGCACGGAAACATCTATAGCATTGTTGTTATTTCTGTCATTCTCTGTCTCATATAATAAGTAGGCAATACCGCTAGTATGGAAAGTATCTTCTAGATTAAAAGTAGCGATACCATCTAAAGGGTTTTCTGTATCACATTGCGTTAATGTAAAAGCTTCATCCGTTGGGCTTTCTAAAACCTCAATTACAGCTTCGCCAAAAATATCGCACTTAAAAGGGTCTGAAAATAGTATGTCTAGCGTGTATTTGCCCGAGTCTTCAATTCCTATATTGTTTAAGGTGAATGTATTTCCAGTGTAGTCCAAAGCAACCTCGTCTTTTTTCCATCTATAAGTTGCACCTTCATAGCTTTCTATGCCTATTGTCAAATTTTCTCCTGAACAGATATCTAAAAAACTAACGCCTATATTTTCACTATTTTTAATCAATGTAGC
The sequence above is a segment of the Muricauda sp. SCSIO 64092 genome. Coding sequences within it:
- a CDS encoding site-specific integrase, with the protein product MDELQTIEQKQFTIERLHLIKDLFVFSCYTGLSYGDVMNLTKDNICIGIDDKKWISSYRQKTNIPVRIPLLPKALEIINGYKDHPNTFATKRIFPSISNQKLNSYLKEIADVCHINKNLTFHIARHTFATTVMLSNGVPMETVSKLLGHTKLSTTQIYARVVEGKISGDMQRLEGVFKKE
- a CDS encoding T9SS type B sorting domain-containing protein, producing the protein MWNFIMKELLQPIKKTIFLSFMISLIFSCSLFGQKQASNWYFGNLAGIHFNDDGTVTVLENGQINTFEGCTSISDKEGNLLFYTDGEIVYNKDHNQMQNGDGLFGDSSSTQTAIIVPKPKDPNIFYIFTVDHNNAVDPTLHQGLNYSIADMSANNGLGAITSKNINLLEYCSEKIAAVVKNCLDKSLWVITLSTETGVIGSINTYHAFEINQNGVNINSVTSASNLELTWGGDLRGYLKISSDGKKVASANAGPDGGLYLYDFDVDTGKLSNELELQLNDSNHWAYGLEFSPNNKFLYAHSWIDGAESHLLQYDLTASDISNSAVVLDEREIYRGALQLGPNNKIYRTISIDYDNGTPYLGVINNPDEKGLSSNYEHNAIFLNGRNGTQGLPPFIQSFFEKATLIKNSENIGVSFLDICSGENLTIGIESYEGATYRWKKDEVALDYTGNTFTLNNIGIEDSGKYTLDILFSDPFKCDIFGEAVIEVLESPTDEAFTLTQCDTENPLDGIATFNLEDTFHTSGIAYLLYETENDRNNNNAIDVSVPYSNTVAFNQTLYYTAINENGCENYGVLNLEVLESPTDETFTLTQTQCDTENPSAGIVTFNLEDAFSTSGIVYSLYETENDRNNNNAIDVSVPYSNTVAFNQTLYYTAINENGCENYGLVNLIVNPTPAPVFDFSKTLIFCNDDSPIELFAPDNYHTYSWSTINGAEINEIGTNPNIYISEIGDYRIEVGYGYTNNGQQFFCTSFQDFTVLPSGKAVIENIEIEYGGSSQNTLSVIVSGDGNYEYSVDDFIYQQSPEFTNLSSGNITVYVKDLNGCGIVSQEIAIIGFPRFFTPNNDSYNDTWNVIGISNNNLPNSIIYVFDKYGNPIVQIDPLGNGWDGNFNGRPLPSDDYWYRAILEDGRRLSGHFTLKR